The Syntrophorhabdaceae bacterium genome segment TCTTTAGAATTGTCCATGGAAAAGGTGATATTGGAAAGACAGTAGGGCTTTTGTATAGCGTTGACCTTATCGGTGGTTTTATAGGTGGTGTCCTTGGAGGTCTTCTCTTATCTGTTGTGGGTATTCTGGAAGGCTGCATCTTTCTTGCCTTTATAAAGATAGGAAGCCTTGCACTCTTATTGACTTATAGAAATAAAGTGATATTATCTTAGAGATGATGGATGTCAAAGGTTTCAGCAGGAGAGAATTTTTAAAGATAGGGTTTCTTACCCCTTTTGCCTTGCAGTTGAAGATTGGAGAGGCATTTTCAAAACAAGGTGATGTTTATAAGGAGGCATTATATTATAAGGTTTATGATGAAAAGGCAAGAACAGTTATCTGTCAGTTGTGCCCAAGGGGGTGTATTATCCCTGAGGGTGAATTGGGTTTCTGCAGGGCAAGAAAGAACATGAAGGGTAGACTTTATTCCCTGGGCTATTCCCAACCATGTGCAGTCCATGTAGATCCTATTGAAAAAAAGCCTTTCTTTAATGTTCTTCCCAAGTCATCGAGTTTTTCCATAGCCAGTGCTGGCTGTAATTTTAGATGCCGATACTGTCAAAACTGGCAGATCTCTCAGGTTTCTCCTGAAGATACCGTAAATGAAAATCTATCCCCTGAAATGATAGTAGAGCTTGCATTAAAGAATGGTTGCAAGAGTATTGCATATACATATACAGAACCTACAAATTTTTTTGAATATATGATAGATACTGCAAAGATTGCCCGTAAAAAAGGCATATTAAACATTCAACATTCTAATGGTTATATAAATCAAGAGCCATTGAAGGAGTTGTGTAAATATCTTGATGCAGCCAATATTGACCTGAAGGGGTTTAACCCATTGTTTTATAGAAAATACTGTGAAGGAGAATTGCCACCTGTCCTGGAGACCTTAAAGACATTGAAACATTCAGGGGTATGGGTGGAGATAACGAATCTTGTTATAGGCGGTCATAATGATGATGCCCAGATGATAAAAGACATGTGCCAATGGATTAAAAAGGAGTTGGGTATTGATGTGCCTGTCCATTTTTCAAGATTCTTTCCCATGTATAAGATGCGAAATATCCCACCAACACCTGTAAGTGTCATTGAAAAGGCAAGGGAGATTGCCATGAATATAGGTCTAAATTATGTTTATACTGGTAATATCCCCGGCAACCCTGGAGAAAATA includes the following:
- the amrS gene encoding AmmeMemoRadiSam system radical SAM enzyme gives rise to the protein MMDVKGFSRREFLKIGFLTPFALQLKIGEAFSKQGDVYKEALYYKVYDEKARTVICQLCPRGCIIPEGELGFCRARKNMKGRLYSLGYSQPCAVHVDPIEKKPFFNVLPKSSSFSIASAGCNFRCRYCQNWQISQVSPEDTVNENLSPEMIVELALKNGCKSIAYTYTEPTNFFEYMIDTAKIARKKGILNIQHSNGYINQEPLKELCKYLDAANIDLKGFNPLFYRKYCEGELPPVLETLKTLKHSGVWVEITNLVIGGHNDDAQMIKDMCQWIKKELGIDVPVHFSRFFPMYKMRNIPPTPVSVIEKAREIAMNIGLNYVYTGNIPGNPGENTYCPNCKKAVVKRVGYSIMDIHIKNGKCSFCGKNLKGIWNI